The genomic segment CGAAATTCATTCAGCACGCCTCCATTTACAGTCTTTCCTGtgtcatcttcctcttcctcatctgaCAAACTGTTGTCCAGAAACATGCGCCTTGAGCTGCTCTTTACCCTGCTTTTTGTTCTATTCCTgttcaaatgtgattttgtttcctGGTCCTTCGGGTGTCTCTGTGGGTGTGACTCTGCGGGCGAGGCTGCTGAGGCAGTGATGTCTGAAAATACAGGAGTCTCTTCACTAACgtcatctttttctctgtcagcgGGATCGTCCATATCTAATCCTGCAACACAGGGAATACAGCAATAAGGAGGGGTCAAAATACATACACAACCATGCCAGATATATAAAAATGAGATTGCTGACAAAATGGAAAAGCAGGAGTTAAATAGTTTATAGAATTTACTTAGTGATCAGGGAAAACATTTGGACAGAAAGTTAGAGAGGAATATTGAGGatttcagattaaaaagaaaaaaaaaaaaaaaatttctcaagAGACAATTTCCAAAAAGCCAGCTAGCAACCTCAAAGTCCAACACCTCCACACAGGTTGACAAACCAATCCTATAGCACTTAGCAAACAAGAACAATGAGAGCCCTTTCTATTAATATCAGCAGATATGGTGATTGGACAGTGGGCGTAAATATGAAGGCTGGGAAAACGTCAGCTGCTAGAAGGGATGCTATCAGTCAGGGATAAAACAGCACCGAGGCAAGGGTAGGACGAGGGAAATGTTCAGATACCAAAGTCAAGTGTTCCCAAACCATGTGAACTTTTAATAAAGTCAGCAGTGAATGGAAATCTGATTAACCCAAGTCAGTTAGCAAATGCGTGTGCCAAATAATAGCTGTCAAAGGACAGAAAGTAAAAAGGCAAAGTTAAAAGACAAGTCTGGTGatataatatattcattttattgtcaacaaatccaatgaaagcaccaaaacaaacaattaattagTCCTTCTAACAACTATTGCCCGTGCAGCCAAAGCCTAATATAAAACTTATTTAACAGGGTAAAATCATGATGAGTATGGgcagtgtagttttttttttttttaaccccacatacaccatcctgcagCCAAAAGTACTAACTAGTGCACCAAATCTGCAACTGAAAATAGTTAATATAGtcaaacaagttaaaaaaaaaaaacagcagtacccagctgttttaggaaatcacTAAgccatttagaaaaaaaaaaattaaaccttcAGTAGGAAAAAAATGGGCTGGGGGagtcagaaaatatttaaagataGATTAACACGTTGTTGGTTCTGCTCTTTTAATTGGGTTAAAAGAGCAGtaacaaaacaatacatcaccagccttatcccTTAAAGCCACACGGACAAACAGTTTTCACAACAGCACTTATTTAGTGTCACTTCCCTCTATGActaaaaagcacagaaaagagTGACGATCACCATCTTCTGAAAACATGAACTTCTCTCCGATCCAAAGGCCTCAAAATGTGCCACCGCACAGTGTAATTCCCCCCAGTGCTGAAGGCTGTCACTTCCTTCCTCTGATAGTGTGATCCACCAGCCTGCCTGACCTCTTTAAGGTCCACTAatgctaaacaaaaaaaaaaaaaaaaaacatggacagtttcttttttcctcacatttttccAGCTCAGCACCCTCCCATCCACCCACCAATAACAAGTATAATGTAATCATGCAACTTCTTGTGATTCATTATTGAAAGTCAGCAGAAACTATTCCTTCTCtctaatcagaaaaaaaagcaaacaatagTGAGATTGAGggacaacataaaaaatgaatataccTGGACTCTCTTTTGGACATCAGGTGAAGTGGattctgtaaaaaataaatggattttatATTGAATATGtactgtttattttgattcGTTCTTTACAAAAGGGCCaataatgcagaaaatatgACTACTAAAAGACTGTTTGAGGGACAACTACATAACAGTCAAAAAATATCGCCTTATAATAAAATCTAAAGGAATCAGAAAATCACACTGTCCACTCAAAGGGGATTTCCAGAAATCTGCAAGGAAAGGCAGGAAGTACTGTTGCTTTGGCAGTCATGTTATACTTATCAGATGGTCAAATTATCAAACTAGAAGTATAATCTTTCAAAGTATTTGTCAAGAAACAAAGATTTATATATGAAACAGTATCATATgaattatttcagtgtgtcttGTGATCTATCATAAGTCCTTACATACTTTTCACTCATGACCGAGGtgaaaagttacattttcatAACTGCCTGACTAATAAACTGTACTTCACTGACAAAACGAATTGCGGTCTTAggactgaaaaacagaagtagtctagtcttgttttaaaaaggctcCAGTTTGCGTATGCATGCCCCTAAAATAAGTGTCCATTATCCATTAATTTCCTGTCTCCTTCATGAACCTGTGTTTACTTAAGTGTTAGTCATAAGTAGTGGTGTCCAGCATGCCCCATGAGAGGCAATTAAAACAAGTGTTGCTTATTGTAACACTTCTCATTTGTTTGGCTTGCAAGCACCAAGAGAGACAAAATGTCATAATACCATCGCAGAGCAACATTAATTTGGAAATAtagacagaaatattttaagGAATAAAATTAGATGTTTTTAACCAACATTATATCACGGCAATGCCCATTTCCTTCCTTACTTTACTAGGAAAACATTCAATGCACTACACGTATTCATTACATTACCTCAGTAACTGAAGTGAACATGCACTCACCCAGATGTTTGCAGACACAGGCGTAATACAAGAGGTTGACCACGTCAGCGTAGATGTCGGGAAGGTGTTTGAGGGACATCAGTCTCCTGAGGCGGGAGGAGCAGGCTCGTTTATGCAGCTGGATGAGTATCTTCTCTTCAGAGAGCGTAGTGGGCCGCAGTTCCACTTTGTGCTCCTGCAGGACCTGGTCGATGAAGCTGCCCTGGACCGTCGGAAACAGCAGCTCCTTCATCACCAGCATGGGGATGAACACCGCCCCCGTTCGCATGACGTGTGGAAAAGGACAGCGTTCCTGGGTGGTGTACTCTCTCAACCTCTCGAGGACCTTATGGAGTGCTGACTTCATCTCCTCATTGAGCCACACCTCTCTGGCTTTCACCCCTAACAAACACGACACTTTCTGGACTTTGGTCGACGGAGATGCAGGTTCAGTCAGTTCCAACTGAGACAACCAGGTTCTGAGTTCCTGCTCTGAAGAACCCGACACAGATTTGGATACTAGCTTGCAAAGGGAATGGTGCAATTCATAGAAGTGCTTGCGGACTGGCATTTGGAGCTCTAGTTTTGGCATGAAATCAGTTACTGGCTGTGCAGGTGTCTTCTCTTGGGGTGGAACAGGTCTGGAATGCTTTGTATCAGGGAGAATGATTTTGTAGGTAGAAAGTTTTAGACACTGGGGAGcaatgtttttgaaataaatcttCCTCTCAGATGACTGAGGTGGACTAATGGATTTGGATTGAAGGGTGGCCACCTCTTCATGCAGTGTGCATGCATCAACCTGAGCAGATGAGTTCATCTGTGCTGTCAACTCAACAGGTTTGGACTCATTTGAAGTCTCATTTTCGTCTGCTAATGAGGGTTTACTTTCAAGTTCATCAGGTTCACATTTCTTTATCACCAACATGGGCCCACTGTCACATGAACCAGTCTCTTCAGGCTCctttttgattgttactttgCTGCAGTCCTTCTGACAAACAGGAGAGACTGCAGTATTATCCGTGTCTGATGGAtctactttttccattttaatatttttggattcAAAGATTTCTACAACAGGCTTCTCTGTTGGAGTATCTGGACAGATTTCTTTGGAAACTGGAGGGACAACAGGCTGCTGTTCATCTCGATCTGGCCTTTTCTCTTTGATGTCTGTCTTGGTTCTGACTTCACGGTGCTCAGAAGACTGGATGGCTCTCTGAAGCTCTCTGCCCGGAAATAAGACCCCAGAGGCCTGCAGGTATGCTTGGTATGGTGCCAGACTGAAGACATTGTCAATGACTGGCATAGGAGGGGAGTCCGTTTTATTTCCTACCTGGGCATTCTCCATTTCCACTTTTTGTCGTTTCTCAATGAGTTCCACGTCACATAAATCCCTACCCtcttcttttactttgataGGTGGAGATGAATGAGAAATACTTCTCTTCAGGCACCCTTTAAGAACAGTGGTGGCTGAACTGGACGTAGGGCCATTGTATTTATTTCCTGTTACAACAGCAGGggaataaataatttttctgacatttgcaGTATTAGTTACTGCTGTGTGGATGCGATCTGAACCATGACTAGGCGACCGGGGCACCCATGCTGCTGAGGAAACAGGAAAGCCTTTTGGCTGTTTTGGGCATGTAACCTGGGTTTCACAGGAGGAGTAGTCCGCGAGTCTGTTCATGTTCAAGCCAGCTGGTGGAAGGATGTGTCGGTCTATGTGCAGGCTggagagtggggaaaaaaatctgttcatgtGTATGCTGGGTGACGAGACACCAGGTTGGCTTATACATCTGGTAGGACTGGTCTGGTCCACAAGTAGGAATGGTGAGGAAGGTTGTGACCGTTCAACATGCAGAATCGTGTTGGGTTTGTCCTTATGTAGACTGGCTTCAGAGGCCAAGGGGTGATCCATATATTGGCTGGTTGGGGAAATATTTATGCTGTTAGTGTGGAAACTAGGCGATGCATGTTGCCTTTTTAGGGGCACTCTGATTTGGCttgcatttaaatgaaatcttGGGACCGCATAACATGGATAGTCAAAACCCTGCATGAAGGAATGATTTGCCAGTGCTTCAGTGCCAGGCAAAGTCAAAGGAATTTCACCATGAAGTGACTGAGGCACTATGTAATGCTCCCTGGGGTTTGAGAGTGTGCGTTTAAGAATTACTGGGACATCTCCTCTCTGCTTACTGCCAATATTTTTACACCGTGTGCTGTTTTCTAGCTCCTCATTCGCCTGGGGGTAGTAAAACACTGGGTGCTGTGTTAGCTGGCCATATTTGGACATGGGAGAGCGTTCCTGATAAACCTCTGAGGTCATATGCTCATATGTTGGGTGGGAGGGGTATAGGCTGGGGTAGCCTCTGGGGGAAGTCTGTAACCGCTGGCTCTGCTCACTTAAAGAACCAAACAGTGTGCGAGTTGGGGTGCAGGGGTAACTGCTGTAGTTTGGGTCAATCACAGCAGGCAAAGTCCTCGCTGTACTTGGGCTGTATGTCTCCACAGTCATTCTCTTTAGTGGTTCTGCACTGGGCTCAAACTGTAAACCTCTCTGTTGCAGCACTTTGTCCTGCGCCTTCCTCTGAATAGGTGGTCTTTCAGCGTAGTGAGCATCAGTTTGCATCCAATCCTGCTCATATACAGTTTTTGGTATCCTCGGAGAGCCATGCTCTACACTGTATCGTTGTCCTATCATACAGCCCAGTTCATTACAGCAGGGGTTATGTCCGTAAACTGGCTTAGGAATCGCTAAGTAAACAGAGTTTTCGGATGGAGGAGATGAACTCTCACctccagttttttgttttctaacagCCCCTGACGTAGCTGCTGCAGGACTGTTGATCCCAGGACTTTTAGTGTATATGGTAAAGCCCTGTTTTACCGGAGCGTGATATAGTGAGGAAGAATGAAAATGGCCTTCCTCTGAAGAATTGCTGTCTTGCCTGCAAATGATGCGGTTTTGTCCCTCCATGCCAGAGAGGTGACTCACAGGACTTCTGCCATCCAGCAGAGAGGTCTTTGAGTTGCTCCAAGGAGGAGTGAGTCCTGCTCCATCCTTTCCTCTGGGGTCATAAGTAAAGTAGGCCCCGCTGTACTGCAATGTCTGCTTATCCAGGAAACCAGACATACTTTGTGGCTTTGACAGTCCTGTGGCTGCTATGGTCCCGTTGAATAATGGCATCTTGCTTCGAAACACTGGGTCAATGAGGGTCTGCATCGAATGGTTGCTCATCATGTAGTAACTTTGTTATGATGGTGCACTGATAGGGCTCCAGATCTAAGAATATGAAGACAACAAATGAGACACCggcattcattttttaatatttatacatGATAAGTTCAAGAAAAGCATCACTAATTAACTTGAATACACTCCCACCTCAGGCATCAGGGCAGGATACACAGCAGAACAATAAACACTTTGCACACTCAAAGAAGTCATTAGATAACAACTAGTTTCGAGGCATTTTCTAAACCTTGACAGATCTTTGTAGCTTATCACATGTATGTCACATAAAACTATCAGCCGATGCACATCGATGGAAGCAAAATGCAGCACATGGCAAGGAAGTAACAATCGTGACTTAAGGATTATGCAAAGAATTCTACTGAATGACAAAAggctaaaaatgagaacaaTTTCCTACAGACAGCTAATGGGATAGTTGCCACATGtctaaataaacaaaccagCTCTCGTGGTGCAGCCTCCAGTGTTACCAGCTATGGTGATGACATAATGTCCATGTGTGCTTAAAAGCAGCCTTCACTTCGAGGCCACGTCTACAAATGTGAGAATTACAatgtgtgtgagtctttgtgATGTATCTGAGACATATTTGATCCCTTTTAGGGGTCTTACTGTGGCTTATTCTAGATGTCATAATGTGTCATCATGGTCACATCGAAAAGGTTCAGAGTCACTTTCAGGACATATCACTTGATCAGACAGGTACTTCTCATCTTGTGTTGTTTCCTGAGACTCAACACTTCAGCAGACTGTTTCTATTCTGCATTTTATCACCAGAAGTCCTCAGTCATTACTATAGTTCCTTTTTATTTACACCTCTCCAATGAAGacatagatatatagatagatatcgatatctatatctatctttCGATCTACCTggatatatctatatctatctttcgatctatctatctatctttcgatctatctatctatatctatctttcgatctatctatctatagatatcagacttttggaccccactgtaaaTATGCACCCAATAATATACATGTCTATGCACACTTTATGGCAACTTCAACATCAGTGAAAATCCAAGCTGTCCCTGCTTTTACCCTGGTTATCATCATATTAATGCATGCTCATCTGAAGGCACCTGAAGGCAGCACACAGAATTCATGACTCTGCCACTCAACGATCTGCATGAACCTAGGACGCAGCATTAACAgtataggctttttttttttaatatatataatccGTAAGTTATATTACTGGTGTTGTCCTCCCACTGGTGGACAGTCCTCTCCACTGTACTCCCCAAAACTAACAGATCATAGGGCAAAACATCCCCGCTGTCTCTTGACAGGCAGCCAAATTCAGAGCATGACATCTGCCAATATATGTTGACACAGCTGCGTCAGATCCAATGAACACATGCATCCAGcaaactttaattaaaaaaaataaataaattataataaaagcCTAAAATCTGCGATGTATGGATTGGTGAAATAAACGCCCAAATTGTCACTGTAACCTCAGAGGGGCCTCAGCCTGAACCCAGCGTTTTGACAGCACACTGTCCCACAGATGTTGTCAGCTCATCCTGTTGACACCTTTCAGAGAAGTACAGGGCGATGGCCTATCTGCCTCTAGCGAGGAGAAATGTGGTTTGTGTGCACGGAGGAAACTGTGCACGGAGGTGTTTTCAACGGACTGAAACCCTCACCCAGTGAGGttggggtgggtgtgtgtgtgtgtgtgtgtgtgtgtgtgtgtgtgtgtgtgtgtgtgtgtgtgtgtgtgtgtgtgtgtgtagctgtgtgtgtgtgtgtgtgtgtgtgtgtgtccgcacGCCCGGATCTGTAGCGGGCAAGGCTGATGGGGACCTCGACTTCCGAAAGCAAACCGTCCAAACTGACAGGCTGAGCCTCAGAGCACGTGGGAAGAgagtgggcaaaaaaaaaactcgctTCATTCCCGCGCGCCTGAAAGTTATCAACCATTTGTCTGACAACTCATTAGTCTGTCGCGTCaagaaaagttggaaaaatgtCGGAAAGTTCACAtgaggagcaaaaaaaaaaaaaaaaaaaatcatcagtttcCGCCAGTTGGTCTCAAACtaaccagtaaaaaaaaaaaaaacggaactTAAACTTTAAGAAAAAGTTTCCTCTCAGCGTCTTGCTGCAGCCGGACAAGCTGTAGCCTGTGGGGCGCGTATATTTGCTTATCCGGAGCCACATGAAAACACGAGCTTGTTGCCCTGCCTCCATTAACAGCTGCTCGAATGAACAGGACgcaaataatatgaaaaataacagacGAGCCAGAGCTCGACCTGCGCGGCGCGAGTGGTTTCCATACAGGCTGCAAAGGCATCGGAGACCAGGGCGAAACTAAAACCACAGCACCGTTCCAAATGCCTGCGATGGAGCCATGAAATAGTTTCACATGCTTTCCTAGAAGATATCAAAGTGTGTTTGCCACGATGTGctgacccccccacccctccctccgCTCCGCAACCTGGCTCACAGTCTGTCGTGACTTGAGACATCTGAAGACTGAGCGGTAAATGCGTTTTCCTACCTCGCTGCTGTGATGGCAATCAATGATTTCCACAAGGACTCCATGAAACGCAGTTTCCAAGAAAAGAGGGAACGGATTTCCTCTCTGCGTGTTGGTGGACTTGTCCGCCCGGATGCGCTAAAATCCCACGAAATGAAACGGAGGCCCTGCCAAACGGTCGGAGGGGCTCCGCGCGGCTTTTCGAGAACTtaacaaactgaagaaaagacaaaagggagGAGGATGGTCTTTGATCAATAGGCGGAGTCACACCCTCAGTCTGTCCACGGCTTGTTTTCTACACATGTGATGTTTTCCTGCTCATGACTCTCTCACTTTTATTGGCCGTATCCTAATGTCCGGCTGccagctggctgctgctgacggcaacaaaaaaaaaccccaaaaagcctaaaaataaaaattaaaaaatgaaaaaaaaaaaagaaataaaaagaaacgaAATCAAGCAAGAAAAGGTCAACCTACTTGTCTTTTCATTCACTGACAGATAATAGGAGTGTGCGCCAATGATTTCTCCAGGCTGAGGTTTCACTCCTTTCTCCGCTGCTCCCAAACCAGAGTTTTGAACTCCCTTTCCCCTCAGGGAGCTCCAGGGGCTCACCAAAGAATAAGACAATCATCTGATATCACTATTATCTGACTCCATGGACGTTAACCTAAGACATCCACTTTCAGAGAGTCTTTTGCAGGAATCCATCAGTCCCCATCCTTTTATCTGTTGCTTATTCACAAATAGTTTGGGAACCCCGGAACTAAGTTGTCCTGTTGTGTATTTCGTAATCGGTTAAggggtttttttcccaaattccTAGACCGTAGCTCTGTGTGAATTGACACAGGGAGTGCTTTTGACGAATTCCAGCCTCctgtcaaattctgtgttgcCTGGTTCAAAGACACACAGGAGGTTTACGTCAACGTGTAGCCTAAGCTCCATGTCGCCTCATTAAGGCCTAATGTAagaacagagataaagtgatACATGTGGGATGAGCAATTGGGGAGTGAGAACACTGAAACTGACCCTAATTGGTAACGAACCAAAGTTGGGAGTGGGATATCCTGAATATTAAAGGATGCATTTGCATAAGACTATATATTTGGGACAACACCCTGATATtgttggagaatcagaattggagaatcgGACTCGACTGGACCCTtgcaggctttttaatttgacctccATGATTCTCTCCCTGCAAACTATGTAACcctgatttttataaataaagaaaactcaaaaggagCATCGACATGCTGTGAATCATTCTTCTCCACTCAAGAGGTGCAAGGTCGTGATATACGACAGTCCCACTGCACTTTTACATGAAAGCGAACTACACAATTTATATACTGCAGACTCAGGCACTGGCCCCCTTTGCA from the Xiphias gladius isolate SHS-SW01 ecotype Sanya breed wild chromosome 8, ASM1685928v1, whole genome shotgun sequence genome contains:
- the c8h15orf39 gene encoding uncharacterized protein C15orf39 homolog yields the protein MMSNHSMQTLIDPVFRSKMPLFNGTIAATGLSKPQSMSGFLDKQTLQYSGAYFTYDPRGKDGAGLTPPWSNSKTSLLDGRSPVSHLSGMEGQNRIICRQDSNSSEEGHFHSSSLYHAPVKQGFTIYTKSPGINSPAAATSGAVRKQKTGGESSSPPSENSVYLAIPKPVYGHNPCCNELGCMIGQRYSVEHGSPRIPKTVYEQDWMQTDAHYAERPPIQRKAQDKVLQQRGLQFEPSAEPLKRMTVETYSPSTARTLPAVIDPNYSSYPCTPTRTLFGSLSEQSQRLQTSPRGYPSLYPSHPTYEHMTSEVYQERSPMSKYGQLTQHPVFYYPQANEELENSTRCKNIGSKQRGDVPVILKRTLSNPREHYIVPQSLHGEIPLTLPGTEALANHSFMQGFDYPCYAVPRFHLNASQIRVPLKRQHASPSFHTNSINISPTSQYMDHPLASEASLHKDKPNTILHVERSQPSSPFLLVDQTSPTRCISQPGVSSPSIHMNRFFSPLSSLHIDRHILPPAGLNMNRLADYSSCETQVTCPKQPKGFPVSSAAWVPRSPSHGSDRIHTAVTNTANVRKIIYSPAVVTGNKYNGPTSSSATTVLKGCLKRSISHSSPPIKVKEEGRDLCDVELIEKRQKVEMENAQVGNKTDSPPMPVIDNVFSLAPYQAYLQASGVLFPGRELQRAIQSSEHREVRTKTDIKEKRPDRDEQQPVVPPVSKEICPDTPTEKPVVEIFESKNIKMEKVDPSDTDNTAVSPVCQKDCSKVTIKKEPEETGSCDSGPMLVIKKCEPDELESKPSLADENETSNESKPVELTAQMNSSAQVDACTLHEEVATLQSKSISPPQSSERKIYFKNIAPQCLKLSTYKIILPDTKHSRPVPPQEKTPAQPVTDFMPKLELQMPVRKHFYELHHSLCKLVSKSVSGSSEQELRTWLSQLELTEPASPSTKVQKVSCLLGVKAREVWLNEEMKSALHKVLERLREYTTQERCPFPHVMRTGAVFIPMLVMKELLFPTVQGSFIDQVLQEHKVELRPTTLSEEKILIQLHKRACSSRLRRLMSLKHLPDIYADVVNLLYYACVCKHLGLDMDDPADREKDDVSEETPVFSDITASAASPAESHPQRHPKDQETKSHLNRNRTKSRVKSSSRRMFLDNSLSDEEEEDDTGKTVNGGVLNEFRKKSWSASQYEESENGGSDVITAEQDSSLIPQSPTSENSWTYPLTLDELSPSPTDTETEESSSPQPGSQSPGAAKSPVRSKNCSGMILKLKRMFSEGLNSKKSHYQAVSDSGTFADPSLSQTEDLEGEVGGKRDPQRRTAKVTHRWQRTDSFSHALRPLSSSSKRKRRSLLKIKYCPYLSACHSAENRRRWVLRSAVQRARRAMRSYYPDLVGKRIRHLYEEDDKSEVWYQGEVLCVHEAHTNPLKTIFEVRYDSEPEWKYYLELLIDYKKGWLKIED